A genomic segment from Nicotiana tabacum cultivar K326 chromosome 9, ASM71507v2, whole genome shotgun sequence encodes:
- the LOC107814461 gene encoding uncharacterized protein LOC107814461 isoform X3, whose amino-acid sequence MTEEILLGQSLLSCYDFVEQSCEYIVKQLSYMQKLRDCPEDCREAVASLMFAAARFSDLPELRELRDLFQERYGNSLECFVNQKFVEKLSSRPPAMEKRIQLLQGIALEFSIRWDSMGFQQRMALAQAKPIRSGSSHSSTGNNILPNGKGGGSKTDKLDVALGERHKGFNDQHNIQNGREGIVLKKEQRDLHSSETKESSMHGNKPLIKQEASYSKGRKHDMLFDKEVEQTRIRNKAVLEKDDNSIKNAKSGSSSHGERLEGFDNKFTRYNENHGQILMERSESRGLPFKTDGVSSAWNTAIEKNTVYSTRMVQQENGNRLTSYANLVLPPPYIKSKEKAVPPPYVKPSDSKERARKGSKQSASEFDGHFRSTSPRNKLDTNKTNKESDLPDDEAQTIKPPVLNSHGHEKELSHKDGLTLPKPRSVRRKHHKSVSNRGEEGKSEDARVVKKSSSSRRREHSRKGVQILFEDESHQKDDEERMIDKLLLHYSKKPSKCDVETLRKKPQAHLSHLTTRDTGESSNNQTNRDQHQMGSDMLPFPKRSISLPHEQTAPSEATKVFARANSFQPDNQACHVHPKLPDYDDLTARFAALRGR is encoded by the exons ATG ACTGAAGAAATTTTGCTAGGGCAGAGCCTCTTATCCTGCTACGACTTTGTGGAACAATCTTGTGAATATATTGTAAAGCAGCTCTCCTACATGCAGAAATTAAG GGACTGTCCTGAGGACTGCAGAGAAGCTGTGGCATCATTGATGTTTGCTGCAGCAAGATTCTCTGATTTGCCAGAATTGAGAGAGCTAAGGGATTTATTTCAGGAGAGATATGGGAACTCCTTGGAATGTTTTGTTAACCAGAAG TTTGTTGAGAAATTATCTTCAAGACCCCCTGCAATGGAGAAGAGAATTCAGCTGTTGCAAGGTATAGCTTTAGAATTTTCTATAAGGTGGGATTCCATGGGATTTCAACAAAGGATGGCACTTGCACAG GCCAAACCAATCAGGAGTGGATCTTCACATTCTTCTACTGGCAACAACATCCTACCAAATGGCAAGGGTGGTGGTTCAAAAACTGATAAACTCGATGTTGCACTTGGTGAAAGGCACAAGGGCTTTAATGATCAACATAATATACAGAATGGCAGAGAGGGTATTGTCTTAAAGAAAGAGCAGCGGGATCTTCATTCCTCTGAAACGAAAGAATCAAGTATGCATGGAAATAAACCGCTTATAAAGCAGGAAGCTAGTTATTCCAAGGGGCGAAAACATGATATGTTGTTTGATAAAGAGGTGGAACAGACAAGGATAAGAAACAAAGCAGTCCTAGAGAAAGATGATAATTCAATAAAGAATGCAAAATCAGGCAGTTCATCACATGGAGAGAGGCTAGAAGGTTTTGATAATAAATTCACTAGATACAATGAAAATCATGGTCAGATTCTCATGGAAAGATCAGAGAGTAGGGGACTCCCTTTCAAAACTGATGGTGTCTCTTCTGCTTGGAACACAGCCATTGAAAAGAATACTGTTTACTCAACAAGAATGGTTCAGCAGGAAAATGGAAATAGGTTGACATCCTATGCCAACCTTGTTCTCCCTCCACCATATATTAAGTCCAAAGAGAAAGCCGTTCCTCCTCCCTATGTAAAACCAAGTGATAGCAAAGAAAGAGCCCGTAAGGGTTCTAAGCAGTCTGCTTCTGAATTTGATGGGCATTTCAGAAGCACCTCTCCACGCAATAAACTTGATACAAACAAGACCAATAAAGAATCAGATCTTCCTGATGATGAGGCTCAAACTATTAAACCCCCTGTACTAAATAGTCACGGTCATGAGAAAGAATTATCTCATAAGGATGGTTTGACCTTGCCAAAACCAAGATCTGTAAGGAGAAAGCACCATAAATCAGTGTCAAATCGCGGCGAAGAGGGGAAGTCTGAAGATGCCAGGGTGGTCAAGAAAAGTTCAAGTAGCCGGAGAAGGGAACATTCGAGGAAAGGCGTGCAGATTTTGTTTGAGGATGAAAGCCATCAGAAAGATGATGAGGAAAGAATGATAGATAAACTGTTGCTGCATTACAGTAAAAAACCATCAAAATGTGATGTGGAGACTCTGAGGAAAAAGCCACAAGCTCATCTTTCACATCTGACAACTCGTGATACTGGTGAATCCTCAAATAATCAAACCAACAGAGATCAACATCAAATGGGATCAGATATGCTTCCTTTCCCCAAAAGATCTATTTCCCTCCCACATGAGCAAACTGCTCCATCAGAGGCAACAAAGGTATTTGCTCGTGCCAATTCATTTCAGCCAGACAACCAGGCATGTCATGTGCATCCAAAACTACCAGATTATGATGATTTGACTGCCCGATTTGCTGCTTTAAGAGGCCGATAA
- the LOC107814461 gene encoding uncharacterized protein LOC107814461 isoform X1 — protein sequence MLDGILNRGFSSKCKSLIKATRTRIEVVRRRAEAKQRFLKEDLAKLLDNGLDINAFGRTEEILLGQSLLSCYDFVEQSCEYIVKQLSYMQKLRDCPEDCREAVASLMFAAARFSDLPELRELRDLFQERYGNSLECFVNQKFVEKLSSRPPAMEKRIQLLQGIALEFSIRWDSMGFQQRMALAQAKPIRSGSSHSSTGNNILPNGKGGGSKTDKLDVALGERHKGFNDQHNIQNGREGIVLKKEQRDLHSSETKESSMHGNKPLIKQEASYSKGRKHDMLFDKEVEQTRIRNKAVLEKDDNSIKNAKSGSSSHGERLEGFDNKFTRYNENHGQILMERSESRGLPFKTDGVSSAWNTAIEKNTVYSTRMVQQENGNRLTSYANLVLPPPYIKSKEKAVPPPYVKPSDSKERARKGSKQSASEFDGHFRSTSPRNKLDTNKTNKESDLPDDEAQTIKPPVLNSHGHEKELSHKDGLTLPKPRSVRRKHHKSVSNRGEEGKSEDARVVKKSSSSRRREHSRKGVQILFEDESHQKDDEERMIDKLLLHYSKKPSKCDVETLRKKPQAHLSHLTTRDTGESSNNQTNRDQHQMGSDMLPFPKRSISLPHEQTAPSEATKVFARANSFQPDNQACHVHPKLPDYDDLTARFAALRGR from the exons ATGCTTGATGGTATACTAAACCGTGGATTCAGCTCCAAATG CAAATCGTTGATAAAGGCAACGAGAACGCGAATCGAGGTGGTGAGACGGAGAGCAGAGGCGAAACAAAGGTTTTTGAAGGAAGATCTTGCCAAATTGCTTGATAATGGCCTCGATATTAATGCTTTTGGAAGG ACTGAAGAAATTTTGCTAGGGCAGAGCCTCTTATCCTGCTACGACTTTGTGGAACAATCTTGTGAATATATTGTAAAGCAGCTCTCCTACATGCAGAAATTAAG GGACTGTCCTGAGGACTGCAGAGAAGCTGTGGCATCATTGATGTTTGCTGCAGCAAGATTCTCTGATTTGCCAGAATTGAGAGAGCTAAGGGATTTATTTCAGGAGAGATATGGGAACTCCTTGGAATGTTTTGTTAACCAGAAG TTTGTTGAGAAATTATCTTCAAGACCCCCTGCAATGGAGAAGAGAATTCAGCTGTTGCAAGGTATAGCTTTAGAATTTTCTATAAGGTGGGATTCCATGGGATTTCAACAAAGGATGGCACTTGCACAG GCCAAACCAATCAGGAGTGGATCTTCACATTCTTCTACTGGCAACAACATCCTACCAAATGGCAAGGGTGGTGGTTCAAAAACTGATAAACTCGATGTTGCACTTGGTGAAAGGCACAAGGGCTTTAATGATCAACATAATATACAGAATGGCAGAGAGGGTATTGTCTTAAAGAAAGAGCAGCGGGATCTTCATTCCTCTGAAACGAAAGAATCAAGTATGCATGGAAATAAACCGCTTATAAAGCAGGAAGCTAGTTATTCCAAGGGGCGAAAACATGATATGTTGTTTGATAAAGAGGTGGAACAGACAAGGATAAGAAACAAAGCAGTCCTAGAGAAAGATGATAATTCAATAAAGAATGCAAAATCAGGCAGTTCATCACATGGAGAGAGGCTAGAAGGTTTTGATAATAAATTCACTAGATACAATGAAAATCATGGTCAGATTCTCATGGAAAGATCAGAGAGTAGGGGACTCCCTTTCAAAACTGATGGTGTCTCTTCTGCTTGGAACACAGCCATTGAAAAGAATACTGTTTACTCAACAAGAATGGTTCAGCAGGAAAATGGAAATAGGTTGACATCCTATGCCAACCTTGTTCTCCCTCCACCATATATTAAGTCCAAAGAGAAAGCCGTTCCTCCTCCCTATGTAAAACCAAGTGATAGCAAAGAAAGAGCCCGTAAGGGTTCTAAGCAGTCTGCTTCTGAATTTGATGGGCATTTCAGAAGCACCTCTCCACGCAATAAACTTGATACAAACAAGACCAATAAAGAATCAGATCTTCCTGATGATGAGGCTCAAACTATTAAACCCCCTGTACTAAATAGTCACGGTCATGAGAAAGAATTATCTCATAAGGATGGTTTGACCTTGCCAAAACCAAGATCTGTAAGGAGAAAGCACCATAAATCAGTGTCAAATCGCGGCGAAGAGGGGAAGTCTGAAGATGCCAGGGTGGTCAAGAAAAGTTCAAGTAGCCGGAGAAGGGAACATTCGAGGAAAGGCGTGCAGATTTTGTTTGAGGATGAAAGCCATCAGAAAGATGATGAGGAAAGAATGATAGATAAACTGTTGCTGCATTACAGTAAAAAACCATCAAAATGTGATGTGGAGACTCTGAGGAAAAAGCCACAAGCTCATCTTTCACATCTGACAACTCGTGATACTGGTGAATCCTCAAATAATCAAACCAACAGAGATCAACATCAAATGGGATCAGATATGCTTCCTTTCCCCAAAAGATCTATTTCCCTCCCACATGAGCAAACTGCTCCATCAGAGGCAACAAAGGTATTTGCTCGTGCCAATTCATTTCAGCCAGACAACCAGGCATGTCATGTGCATCCAAAACTACCAGATTATGATGATTTGACTGCCCGATTTGCTGCTTTAAGAGGCCGATAA
- the LOC107814461 gene encoding uncharacterized protein LOC107814461 isoform X2 has translation MATRTRIEVVRRRAEAKQRFLKEDLAKLLDNGLDINAFGRTEEILLGQSLLSCYDFVEQSCEYIVKQLSYMQKLRDCPEDCREAVASLMFAAARFSDLPELRELRDLFQERYGNSLECFVNQKFVEKLSSRPPAMEKRIQLLQGIALEFSIRWDSMGFQQRMALAQAKPIRSGSSHSSTGNNILPNGKGGGSKTDKLDVALGERHKGFNDQHNIQNGREGIVLKKEQRDLHSSETKESSMHGNKPLIKQEASYSKGRKHDMLFDKEVEQTRIRNKAVLEKDDNSIKNAKSGSSSHGERLEGFDNKFTRYNENHGQILMERSESRGLPFKTDGVSSAWNTAIEKNTVYSTRMVQQENGNRLTSYANLVLPPPYIKSKEKAVPPPYVKPSDSKERARKGSKQSASEFDGHFRSTSPRNKLDTNKTNKESDLPDDEAQTIKPPVLNSHGHEKELSHKDGLTLPKPRSVRRKHHKSVSNRGEEGKSEDARVVKKSSSSRRREHSRKGVQILFEDESHQKDDEERMIDKLLLHYSKKPSKCDVETLRKKPQAHLSHLTTRDTGESSNNQTNRDQHQMGSDMLPFPKRSISLPHEQTAPSEATKVFARANSFQPDNQACHVHPKLPDYDDLTARFAALRGR, from the exons ATG GCAACGAGAACGCGAATCGAGGTGGTGAGACGGAGAGCAGAGGCGAAACAAAGGTTTTTGAAGGAAGATCTTGCCAAATTGCTTGATAATGGCCTCGATATTAATGCTTTTGGAAGG ACTGAAGAAATTTTGCTAGGGCAGAGCCTCTTATCCTGCTACGACTTTGTGGAACAATCTTGTGAATATATTGTAAAGCAGCTCTCCTACATGCAGAAATTAAG GGACTGTCCTGAGGACTGCAGAGAAGCTGTGGCATCATTGATGTTTGCTGCAGCAAGATTCTCTGATTTGCCAGAATTGAGAGAGCTAAGGGATTTATTTCAGGAGAGATATGGGAACTCCTTGGAATGTTTTGTTAACCAGAAG TTTGTTGAGAAATTATCTTCAAGACCCCCTGCAATGGAGAAGAGAATTCAGCTGTTGCAAGGTATAGCTTTAGAATTTTCTATAAGGTGGGATTCCATGGGATTTCAACAAAGGATGGCACTTGCACAG GCCAAACCAATCAGGAGTGGATCTTCACATTCTTCTACTGGCAACAACATCCTACCAAATGGCAAGGGTGGTGGTTCAAAAACTGATAAACTCGATGTTGCACTTGGTGAAAGGCACAAGGGCTTTAATGATCAACATAATATACAGAATGGCAGAGAGGGTATTGTCTTAAAGAAAGAGCAGCGGGATCTTCATTCCTCTGAAACGAAAGAATCAAGTATGCATGGAAATAAACCGCTTATAAAGCAGGAAGCTAGTTATTCCAAGGGGCGAAAACATGATATGTTGTTTGATAAAGAGGTGGAACAGACAAGGATAAGAAACAAAGCAGTCCTAGAGAAAGATGATAATTCAATAAAGAATGCAAAATCAGGCAGTTCATCACATGGAGAGAGGCTAGAAGGTTTTGATAATAAATTCACTAGATACAATGAAAATCATGGTCAGATTCTCATGGAAAGATCAGAGAGTAGGGGACTCCCTTTCAAAACTGATGGTGTCTCTTCTGCTTGGAACACAGCCATTGAAAAGAATACTGTTTACTCAACAAGAATGGTTCAGCAGGAAAATGGAAATAGGTTGACATCCTATGCCAACCTTGTTCTCCCTCCACCATATATTAAGTCCAAAGAGAAAGCCGTTCCTCCTCCCTATGTAAAACCAAGTGATAGCAAAGAAAGAGCCCGTAAGGGTTCTAAGCAGTCTGCTTCTGAATTTGATGGGCATTTCAGAAGCACCTCTCCACGCAATAAACTTGATACAAACAAGACCAATAAAGAATCAGATCTTCCTGATGATGAGGCTCAAACTATTAAACCCCCTGTACTAAATAGTCACGGTCATGAGAAAGAATTATCTCATAAGGATGGTTTGACCTTGCCAAAACCAAGATCTGTAAGGAGAAAGCACCATAAATCAGTGTCAAATCGCGGCGAAGAGGGGAAGTCTGAAGATGCCAGGGTGGTCAAGAAAAGTTCAAGTAGCCGGAGAAGGGAACATTCGAGGAAAGGCGTGCAGATTTTGTTTGAGGATGAAAGCCATCAGAAAGATGATGAGGAAAGAATGATAGATAAACTGTTGCTGCATTACAGTAAAAAACCATCAAAATGTGATGTGGAGACTCTGAGGAAAAAGCCACAAGCTCATCTTTCACATCTGACAACTCGTGATACTGGTGAATCCTCAAATAATCAAACCAACAGAGATCAACATCAAATGGGATCAGATATGCTTCCTTTCCCCAAAAGATCTATTTCCCTCCCACATGAGCAAACTGCTCCATCAGAGGCAACAAAGGTATTTGCTCGTGCCAATTCATTTCAGCCAGACAACCAGGCATGTCATGTGCATCCAAAACTACCAGATTATGATGATTTGACTGCCCGATTTGCTGCTTTAAGAGGCCGATAA